A stretch of DNA from Vibrio gallaecicus:
ACGGTTAAATTCAGCAATAGAACCTGGTAATAGAGGCAAAGAAGTTTCACGCTTTGCTGAATCTTCCGTGTAACCAGCCATAAATAAGCCAACAGGACCCGCTGTACATAAAACCAAATCAACAAGATCCAAGGCTTTATCCGATGCGGCAAGGGGATCACTTTCACCAGTTAATGCTTCAGCTTCATCCTCATTCATCGCAACAACGCTCACATGTTGCTCTAGAAAGTCTTTCCAAAAATCAGGATCATCTTGAATAACAAATTTAGTACCTAAAGTTAGTACAACAGGTACATCGTATTTTTTAGCGTACTCAATTGCTTGCATTGTTGCTTCCGGCATTGGATCACCAGGTTTACAACGAACCAAATATGCAGTTAAAACCAAAGCAGAAGCATTTTTGAATATTTTCTCAGGAATGGTTTCGGGTTGAAGTTGATTCATTTGACCTTCGCTGATTGCAAAAGTACGTTCACCATCTTCTGTTATTAAAGCAAAACAACGACCAATGGCACCATCCACCCCTTGTAAATGATTCAGGTCCATTCTGCTTGATGTATTACATAAATAGCGGTAACCATAACTACCAATTTTAATATCTTGGCTCATTACACCCAATAGTGTTGAACGATCATCCGCCAATACTGAGTAGTTGTGTAATGTATTACCAATTGTTCCACCTGCATATTCATTGGTAATTAAACAGCTCTCTTTAAGCTCTTGGTATAATGCTTCAGCTGACTTGTCATCAATAACAAGTGAGTGCCCTTTGCTTAGACCATACTTTTCAATGAGGTCAGTACTCACCTTAGCTTCAATATCAACCAATGTTTGGTCAATACCGATAATATGCGTACGAGACATTTTCTTACTTTCATGCGCTTGGCTTACTAGCGGATCACGAGCATGAACAGGAAAATAATGCTTTGATTTACGTTGTCCAGGAAATTTCATAGGGTCAGTCTAAGTCAAGGGGGAAATAGGGGGCGGATTTTACCGCGCTATATTTAACGCGGCAATCTTTGAAACTATAGCAAACGTTTGCTCTATGTTTTTTTTATTCACCTTCCATGAAGCTTAAATCTGGTAGCATATCTAAATGCTCTTTATAGCGCTTTTGATTGAACTCAGCGCCATTTTTCATTACATCGAACACTTCAATAGCAAGTGCACACGCCATCGCAGCAATTGCATCTTCACGAGGTGTCCCTGTCATCATTAATCGCATCAACGTTTCTTTTACTGTAACTGGCTGGCCGTCTTCTAATTGATTTTCAATAATTTCAATTAACTGCTCTTCTTGCATAAATTCGTTTTGTTCAGACATTTTTTCATCTCAGGTCTTGGATTTCGTGCGACTATGCCACATATACTTCTGACATCCTAGCGAGTCACCTCGCCTCATGAGATTCCTCAAGAAAGTCAGCGCACTATTTGCGCAATTGAAACTGTGATTCTGGTCTCGGATCTGTCACGTTGTTTCTCTTTCTGATAGAATCTGCGACCAAGTAATTGTAACGGTGTTTAGACATGTCAGATATCAGCTCTGGAAACAGCGAAAAGAAAGTAATTGTCGGTATGTCCGGCGGTGTAGATTCGTCAGTATCGGCGTATCTTCTTCAGCAACAAGGCTATCAGGTAGAAGGCCTTTTCATGAAAAACTGGGAAGAAGACGATAACGAAGAATACTGCACAGCAGCTGAAGATCTTGCTGATGCACAAGCGGTATGTGACAAGTTAGGTATTCATCTACATACAATTAACTTTGCTGCAGAATATTGGGACAACGTATTCGAATATTTCCTAGAAGAATACAAAGCAGGTCGAACGCCTAATCCAGATATTCTTTGCAATAAAGAGATCAAATTCAAAGCATTCTTAGAGTTTGCGGATGAAGTGCTAGACGCAGACTACATTGCAATGGGTCATTACGTTCGCCGTACTTTCCCAACTCAAGAGCAGCTAGATGCTGGCGAAAAACCCGAAATGCTACGTGGTCTTGATGGTAACAAAGACCAAAGCTACTTCTTATATACATTAAGCTCTGATCAAGTTGCTCGCAGCCTATTCCCTGTTGGTGAATTAGAGAAGCCTGAAGTGCGACGCATTGCTGAAGAGCAAGATTTGATCACGGCTAAGAAAAAGGATTCAACTGGTATCTGCTTTATCGGTGAGCGTAAGTTTACTGAATTTTTAGGTAAGTACCTACCCGCTCAGCCTGGTAATATTGAGACACCAGAAGGCCAAGTTATTGGCCAACACCAAGGTCTTATGTACCACACTCTTGGTCAACGTAAAGGTCTACACATTGGCGGTACTAAAGGTGGTGGCGGTAATGAAGAACCATGGTTTGTTGGCGAAAAAGATTTAAAACGTAATGTGCTAATTGCTGTTCAAGGTAAAGATCACCCTCTTCTTAAGTCTGAAGGGTTAATTGCTTCGCAATTACATTGGGTCGACCGCGCAGCAATTACCGATGTTATGAAGTGCACGGTAAAAACACGTTACCGCCAAACTGATATTCCTTGTACAATCATCCCTATTGATGATGAGAATATTAAAGTCATTTTTGATGAGCCTCAAATTGCTGTGACACCAGGTCAATCAGCAGTATTTTATCAAGGTGAAGTTTGCCTTGGTGGCGGTATCATCGAAAAACGCATCTAATACAATAATTCAACAAGGAGTTACTACGTGGCTAATACACTTTATGACCGCACCATTGCGTTTGCTGGAATATGCCAAGCTGTGGCATTGGTTCAACAAGTTGCGAAAGACGGTCACTGTGATAACGATGCCTTCGAAGCCTCTCTCAATGCAATTTTAAATATCAACCCAGTCAATACTGTGGGTGTATTTGGTCGTGAAGCGAACCTAAAGCTAGGCTTAGAATGCCTAGTAAAAGGGATTGATAGTACTCCTGCAGGTAGTGACATTACCCGCTATATTATTAGCTTAATGGCGCTAGAGCGTAAACTTTCGGGTCGCAATGATGCGATGTCTCAACTGGGTGATCGTATTCAAATGGTTGAGCGACAAGTTGAGCACTTTGACTTATTTGATGAGCAAATGCTCAGTAATCTTGCAAGCATCTATTTAGACGTTGTCAGCCCAATAGGCCCTCGAATTCAAGTTTCTGGAACACCTTCAGTGTTACAGCAGACTGCCAGCCAGCATAAAGTAAGAGCTTTGCTTCTTTCTGGTATCCGAAGTGCGGTACTTTGGCGCCAAGTTGGCGGCAAACGTCGCCACCTTATTTTTGGTCGTAAGAAAATGATCGAGCAAGCTCAGATCCTTTTAGCAAGAATTTAATTTTTAGCTCGCTTAATTGCGAGCTTCTTTATTTCCCCCTAACTTATTTAAATATCTAGGAGATTCACATGGAATTGTCAGCATTAACTGCTGTGTCACCTGTAGACGGTCGCTACGGAAGTAAAACAATTTCTCTACGCAGTATTTTTAGTGAGTACGGCTTACTAAAGTACCGTACTGTTGTTGAAGTTCGCTGGCTTCAAAAATTAGCTGAAACGCAATCGATTGCGGAAGTGGCTACTCTAAGCGCAGAAGCGAACCAATTCTTAGATAACATCGCTGCTAACTTCAGCGAAGAAGATGCAATGCGTATCAAGGAAATTGAACGCACAACAAACCACGATGTAAAAGCAGTGGAATACTTTCTAAAAGAGAAAGTAGCAGACGTTCCTGAACTTCACGCGATTAATGAATTCATTCACTTCGCTTGTACTTCAGAAGATATCAACAATACTTCGCACGCTCTTATGCTTAAAGAAGCTCGCGATACTGTTATTCTTCCTGAAATTCGCAACGTTATTGATGCGATTAAGGCACTGGCTTCAGAATACCGCGATATTCCTCTTCTTTCTCGTACACACGGTCAACCAGCTTCCCCATCTACTATGGGTAAAGAAATGGCGAACGTTGCGTACCGTATGGAACGTCAATACAAGCAAATCGAAAGCGTTGAGATTCTTGCGAAAATCAACGGTGCAGTAGGTAACTACAATGCTCACCTATCTGCTTACCCTGAAGTTGATTGGCACCAATTTAGCGAAGAATTCATCACTAAATCTCTTGGCGTAACTTGGAACCCATACACAACTCAAATCGAACCTCACGATTACATCGCAGAGCTTTTTGACGCAATTGCACGTTTCAACACTATCCTTCTAGACTTCGACCGTGACGTTTGGGGTTATATTGCTCTAGGTCACTTCAAGCAGAAGACAATTGCTGGCGAAATTGGCTCTTCAACAATGCCGCACAAAGTTAACCCAATTGACTTCGAAAACTCTGAAGGCAACCTTGGTCTAGCTAATGCTATGTTCAGCCACCTTGCACAAAAACTTCCTGTATCTCGCTGGCAGCGTGACCTTACTGACTCTACAGTTCTTCGTAACTTAGGTGTTGGTGTGGGCTACGCTATCATAGCTTACACTTCAACTCTGAAGGGTATTAGCAAGCTAGAAGTTAACCGTGAAGCGCTACTTGCTGAGCTAGACAAAAATTGGGAGGTATTGGCAGAACCAGTACAAACCGTTATGCGTCGTTACGGCATTGAAAAGCCATACGAGAAGCTTAAAGAGCTAACTCGTGGTAAGCGTGTAGACGGTGAAGGCATGCGTGCATTTATCGATGGTCTTGAGATTCCAGAAGACGAAAAAGTTCGTTTAAAAGAGATGACGCCAGCTAACTACATCGGTCAAGCAATCGAGCTGACTGACAAGCTGTAAGATTCGACTTTCGAATAGTAACTTTCAAAGGCTTCCTATATGGAAGCCTTTTTGTTGCACTGAATAAACCGTATAAAAAGAACACTCTGATTAAAGAAGACAAAGTGCTTTTTCCTAGTTTACCCTACTCTCCTCAATCCATTTAATGGCGTAGCTCGCTGTAACCAAAACCCGTACTCCTTGAATACTTGTTTTTTGGACGCCTAGATCAAAAAAGGCCTCCAGAAGGAAGCCTTTCAATTACATATTGTCGCCTAGTGACTGTAAATTACTAAATGATTACATGTTACGTAGTGACTCAATACGCTTATCTAACGGTGGGTGGCTCATTAGCAGCTCACTAAGAGATTTCTTACCGTTGATACCAAACGCCATCATAGAGCCTTCTAGCTGTGGCTCATGACTGACTTTTAAACGCTCTAACGCAGCAATCATCTTCTCTTTACCCACTAATTGAGCTGCGCCAGCATCTGCATAGAATTCACGATGACGGCTATACCACATAGTGATAAAACTAGCTAGGAAACCAAATACCAGTTCAAGGGCGATGGACACACCAAAGTAAACCATCATGTTGCTGCCACCTTCTTCCTCGTCATCGTTCGACGCAACAATATTCGCAATAAAGCGAGACAAGAAAATAACGAACGTATTCACAACACCTTGCATTAATGTCATCGTGATCATGTCACCGTTCGCAATATGGCTAACTTCATGCGCTAACACGGCTTCAGCTTCATCACGAGTCATGTTATGCAGTAGCCCCGTAGAGACTGCGACAAGTGAATCATCACGCTTTGCTCCCGTTGCAAATGCATTAATGTCTGGAGAGTCGTAAATCGCAACTGTCGGCATACCAATACCAACTTGCCCTGCTTGGCGACTCACTGTTTCCATTAACCAGTGTTCTGTTTCATTTCTAGGACTTTCAATGACCGAACCACCAACTGAACGTAATGCCATTTTTTTTGACATTAACAGTGAAATAAATGATCCACCAAAACCAAATACAGCAGCCATCACCAATAGTCCAGATAGGCTACCTGGCTGCATCCCCGTTACAGCATAAACAATATTCAATACAATACTTAGTACCAATACAACCGCTAGGTTGGTTGCAAGGAACAACATTACTCGCTTCATTACTTTTCTCCGCATGAAAGCTGTTTTTTATTAAAACTTATCGTTATAACAAGAAGACTACCAATTGGTAACACTCTCGAATATTTATTACTTATACATATAGTCTAAGATTTAGAAAACAAGGTTAAGCATTAAATTGCAACATTTGATTACGAGACTACATTCCATTAACTTTTGTCTATTAGACCTAAGTAGTATGGCGATGATAAAACAATCAGTCTAGAGTAGCAGCCATGTTAATGATTGGCTTGTCCATGTAATAAAAGGAAAGATCATGGCTGAAGGGAATAGCTTCCAAATGGCAATAGATTTACTGTGCTGCCATTTAGGTATATCTGAAGAAGAAGCAAAAAAGCAGATTGGCGTTCAACCTACACAAGATATCCAAACACATATATCTGAAACCCAACAAGCACTAATGGGTTTAACTCAAGACAGATAATCCTATTAAAATGAAGGGTTCAACTTCAATTCTGACCCTTCATTTAACTTCCACGATTAGTCTAATCAAAATAATCTTTAGCCAACAAGTC
This window harbors:
- a CDS encoding inosine/guanosine kinase; translation: MKFPGQRKSKHYFPVHARDPLVSQAHESKKMSRTHIIGIDQTLVDIEAKVSTDLIEKYGLSKGHSLVIDDKSAEALYQELKESCLITNEYAGGTIGNTLHNYSVLADDRSTLLGVMSQDIKIGSYGYRYLCNTSSRMDLNHLQGVDGAIGRCFALITEDGERTFAISEGQMNQLQPETIPEKIFKNASALVLTAYLVRCKPGDPMPEATMQAIEYAKKYDVPVVLTLGTKFVIQDDPDFWKDFLEQHVSVVAMNEDEAEALTGESDPLAASDKALDLVDLVLCTAGPVGLFMAGYTEDSAKRETSLPLLPGSIAEFNRYEFSRPAHKDSCLNPIKVYSHIAPYMGGPEKIKNTNGAGDAALSALLHDMAANKYHKSNVPNSSKHQHSYLTYSSFSQVCKYSNRASYEVLVQHSPRLSRGLPEREDSLEEAYWER
- the mnmA gene encoding tRNA 2-thiouridine(34) synthase MnmA produces the protein MSDISSGNSEKKVIVGMSGGVDSSVSAYLLQQQGYQVEGLFMKNWEEDDNEEYCTAAEDLADAQAVCDKLGIHLHTINFAAEYWDNVFEYFLEEYKAGRTPNPDILCNKEIKFKAFLEFADEVLDADYIAMGHYVRRTFPTQEQLDAGEKPEMLRGLDGNKDQSYFLYTLSSDQVARSLFPVGELEKPEVRRIAEEQDLITAKKKDSTGICFIGERKFTEFLGKYLPAQPGNIETPEGQVIGQHQGLMYHTLGQRKGLHIGGTKGGGGNEEPWFVGEKDLKRNVLIAVQGKDHPLLKSEGLIASQLHWVDRAAITDVMKCTVKTRYRQTDIPCTIIPIDDENIKVIFDEPQIAVTPGQSAVFYQGEVCLGGGIIEKRI
- the hflD gene encoding high frequency lysogenization protein HflD, whose amino-acid sequence is MANTLYDRTIAFAGICQAVALVQQVAKDGHCDNDAFEASLNAILNINPVNTVGVFGREANLKLGLECLVKGIDSTPAGSDITRYIISLMALERKLSGRNDAMSQLGDRIQMVERQVEHFDLFDEQMLSNLASIYLDVVSPIGPRIQVSGTPSVLQQTASQHKVRALLLSGIRSAVLWRQVGGKRRHLIFGRKKMIEQAQILLARI
- the purB gene encoding adenylosuccinate lyase, coding for MELSALTAVSPVDGRYGSKTISLRSIFSEYGLLKYRTVVEVRWLQKLAETQSIAEVATLSAEANQFLDNIAANFSEEDAMRIKEIERTTNHDVKAVEYFLKEKVADVPELHAINEFIHFACTSEDINNTSHALMLKEARDTVILPEIRNVIDAIKALASEYRDIPLLSRTHGQPASPSTMGKEMANVAYRMERQYKQIESVEILAKINGAVGNYNAHLSAYPEVDWHQFSEEFITKSLGVTWNPYTTQIEPHDYIAELFDAIARFNTILLDFDRDVWGYIALGHFKQKTIAGEIGSSTMPHKVNPIDFENSEGNLGLANAMFSHLAQKLPVSRWQRDLTDSTVLRNLGVGVGYAIIAYTSTLKGISKLEVNREALLAELDKNWEVLAEPVQTVMRRYGIEKPYEKLKELTRGKRVDGEGMRAFIDGLEIPEDEKVRLKEMTPANYIGQAIELTDKL
- the htpX gene encoding protease HtpX; this translates as MKRVMLFLATNLAVVLVLSIVLNIVYAVTGMQPGSLSGLLVMAAVFGFGGSFISLLMSKKMALRSVGGSVIESPRNETEHWLMETVSRQAGQVGIGMPTVAIYDSPDINAFATGAKRDDSLVAVSTGLLHNMTRDEAEAVLAHEVSHIANGDMITMTLMQGVVNTFVIFLSRFIANIVASNDDEEEGGSNMMVYFGVSIALELVFGFLASFITMWYSRHREFYADAGAAQLVGKEKMIAALERLKVSHEPQLEGSMMAFGINGKKSLSELLMSHPPLDKRIESLRNM